Genomic DNA from Salinibacterium sp. NK8237:
CAGGTTGAGCTTGTTCTACGGCTCAAGCCGAGTGAACCAACGGTCTACAACCGCTCAGCGCCCGAGGGACAAATCGCAACCATTCACTTGCCGACCGTTGCGGAACTTGTGGGCGAACCAACCTATGTTGGCGCGTATGGCCTGTTGGCGTCTGAGTCCCCCGCGGTCGCTGATATGCCCCTGGCTTACCCGAAACCGCTACTCGATGAAGGGGCCCATCTCTCCTACGCCTTCCAGTGGGTCGCTTTTGGCGTGCTTGCTTTCATCGGGCTCGCCTGGGCCGTGCGTCAGGAGTATCGTCTCGTCAACGAAGAGGATCCAGCTGAACGGGAGCGCGCTAAGAAGCGTCGCGACAAGGCAGTGAAACGCGGTCCTACTGATGCGGAAATCGAAGACGCTCTACTCGACTCCTAAGTCACGTTCAACGATTCGTCCGAGATAGACGCGTCAGCCCAAGAAGGGCACCGGAATCTAAGTTGGATCCGGATCACGTGGGTACCGATTAGCGCTGGTTAAGCCAGACTGATGAGGTCGGCGTAGTCCTTGTTCCAGTGGTCCTCGATGCCGTCAGGAAGGATCAGAACGCGTTCAGGGTTCAAGGCTTCGACAGCGCCCTCATCGTGGCTCACAAGCACAACAGCGCCCGTGTAGCTCGCAAGAGCACCGAGAATTTCTTCACGACTAGCCGGGTCAAGGTTGTTAGTGGGCTCGTCCAAGAGGAGCACGTTCGCACCACTCACGACGATCATCGCGAGAGCAAGACGTGTCTTTTCTCCACCCGACAGCACGCCAGCTTGCTTCGTAGCGTCATCACCGCTGAATAGGAAGGAGCCGAGAACTCGACGTGCTTCCATCTCGGTGATGTTGGGTGACGACGACACCATGTTCTCAAGTACAGAGCGCTTGACGTCGATGGTTTCGTGCTCTTGAGCGTAGTAACCGATGCGCAAGCCGTGACCAGCTTCGACTTCACCGGTGTCTGGCTCATCGACGCCAGCGAGCATCCGGAGCAGGGTTGTCTTTCCCGCACCGTTGAAGCCGAGGATGACTACCTTCGAACCGCGGTCGATCGCGAGATCGACGGATGCAAAGATTTCGAGCGAGCCGTAGCTCTTGCTGAGGTTGTGGCCCATCAGCGGGGTACGACCACAGGGAGCAGGATCGGGGAAGCGCAGGGCGGCAACACGATCAGCGGCCCGAACGTCGTCGAGACCGGCAAGCAGTTTCTCGGCTCGAGCAACCATCTGGTGGGCAGACGCCGCCTTGGATGCCTTGGCACCGAAGCGAGCAGCTTGAGCCTGAAGGGTCGATGCCTTCTTCTCGGCGTTGGCACGTTCCTTCTTGCGGCGTTCCTCATCCGATTGGCGCTGGCGCAGGTAGTGCTTCCAGCCCATGTTGTACTGATCGATGAGCTGGCGGTTCGCGTCAAGGTAGAACACCTTGTTCACTGTGTCTTCGACTAGGTCAACATCGTGGCTAATCACGATCAGACCGCCGGCGAAGTTCTTGAGAAACTCGCGCAGCCAGACAACAGAGTCGGCGTCGAGGTGGTTAGTGGGCTCATCGAGGAGCATGGTGTCGGCCCCCGAGAACAAGATGCGGGCAAGTTCGATGCGGCGGCGTTGACCACCAGAGAGCGTCGAGAGCTGCTGATCGAGGATGCGATCGGGAAGACTCAGATTGCTGGCGATCGAGGCGGCTTCGGCTTCTGCCGCGTACCCACCCAGTGCCATGAACTGATCATCGAGCTTGCCATAGCGATCCATCGCAGCGGTGCTCACAGCGGCATCGCTGCTGCCCATTTCATCCTGAGCCTGGCGCATCTTCAATACGATGCTGCCAAGACCGCGAGCATCAAGGATGCGGGTCCTGGCGAGGTCTTCCGGATTGCCGGAGCGCGGATCTTGCGGGAGATATCCGATCTCGCCGGTGCGTTCGATCTTGCCACCTGTAGATTCGAGCTCCCCCGCTAGGGTCTTCGTCAGGGTGGTCTTGCCTGCGCCGTTCCGGCCAACAAGCCCTATTTTGTCTCCGCGATCGACACGGAAGTTGACGCCTTGCATCAGCATGCGTGCGCCAACGCGCAACTCGAGATCATGCACAGCAAGCACGGCAAAACATCCAAATCTTGGGGGTTGGGGTTAGTGGGCGACAGCACCAACCAACTAGTCTACTTCCTACCGTCGACTGCGCAGTGCAGTTTAGCGATTGAGACAAGCGGGAGGCCGCCATTGTGAACATATCCAGTCGATTGTTCAAGCCAACCATTGTTGATCTCATCTTCGGGCCCAGTTGGGCTGCAAGCACGATGTTTATTGCAGCCGGAGCTGGATTCACTGCACTCGCGGCTCAATTCGTAGTCCCGTTGAATCCGGTGCCGATCACCGCACAAACGCTCGCGGTAATGATCGTTGGGCTCTCCCTCGGAGCGACTCGCGGAGCGCTCGCCATCGCGCTGTATGCGTTACTCGGGGCGGTGGGACTTCCCGTGTTCAGTGCGTCAGCTGGAGGAATCGACGTACTCACCGGAACCAGCGGAGGCTATATTTTCGGCTACATCCTCGCCGCATGGATCATGGGAAAATTGGCCGAACGGCAGTGGGACCGCACCTTCTGGAAGGCCGCAGCCGCCGGCGCAATTGGCACCGTTGCCATTTACGCCGCAGGCATCCTGGGATTAATACTGGCGCTGCCCGCAATGGGCCTCGATTACTCC
This window encodes:
- a CDS encoding ABC-F family ATP-binding cassette domain-containing protein yields the protein MLAVHDLELRVGARMLMQGVNFRVDRGDKIGLVGRNGAGKTTLTKTLAGELESTGGKIERTGEIGYLPQDPRSGNPEDLARTRILDARGLGSIVLKMRQAQDEMGSSDAAVSTAAMDRYGKLDDQFMALGGYAAEAEAASIASNLSLPDRILDQQLSTLSGGQRRRIELARILFSGADTMLLDEPTNHLDADSVVWLREFLKNFAGGLIVISHDVDLVEDTVNKVFYLDANRQLIDQYNMGWKHYLRQRQSDEERRKKERANAEKKASTLQAQAARFGAKASKAASAHQMVARAEKLLAGLDDVRAADRVAALRFPDPAPCGRTPLMGHNLSKSYGSLEIFASVDLAIDRGSKVVILGFNGAGKTTLLRMLAGVDEPDTGEVEAGHGLRIGYYAQEHETIDVKRSVLENMVSSSPNITEMEARRVLGSFLFSGDDATKQAGVLSGGEKTRLALAMIVVSGANVLLLDEPTNNLDPASREEILGALASYTGAVVLVSHDEGAVEALNPERVLILPDGIEDHWNKDYADLISLA
- a CDS encoding biotin transporter BioY — its product is MNISSRLFKPTIVDLIFGPSWAASTMFIAAGAGFTALAAQFVVPLNPVPITAQTLAVMIVGLSLGATRGALAIALYALLGAVGLPVFSASAGGIDVLTGTSGGYIFGYILAAWIMGKLAERQWDRTFWKAAAAGAIGTVAIYAAGILGLILALPAMGLDYSPLYLLEIGVAPFLIGAAIKVCFAAALLSSSWKKALRYAPQATTLHHAGATEPHK